CCTTTGTCCAAAATCAGAACTACCAGATTTAACGCACTGGCTTCCTTTACAGAAACAACAAAGTTACTGAACTATATTTGAGTCTTGCGGGATCATAGATGCTTCCAGAGCCAATTTGTGTTCTTCGGTTTTTCCAACATCCACGTAAGAATTcagttttaagttgaaaaatttgtatgggaggtacacactttttaagcgagatataaaaacaaaaacaactttcagaattctataaaaatcatctgtaccaaatttgaagataaTCCGTGAAAAcatggacgcacagacggacggacgaaatagcgagacccacttttttggagttctccatcatcgtaatgttggttttgattaaaacctcaattgtttttcgacacgaaaccaatacttgccctgtagagcaagtaaaaatacataCGTCGCATTTATCTTCTCTGTCTATTTCCTCTCActctctttttcttttaaatctaaATACCGTTTTTCATATGACCAAAACGAAAGCATCTTGTTCTTGCACTGTTCAGATAAGAAAAAAGTAGTTATAATTCATGTCATTTGGAAACGAAACCATTACAAATCGAATTGAAACAAATTTAACAGGTTgaacattgttaaaaaaaaaacatcaaatttttaACTTGATTTTACATTGCGTTTGTTTTTTCTCTGTGgcaagtttacaaaaaaaaaaaaagcatggcTTTTTCTGCCGTCAGGAGATCCAAAATTCGTTGTCCTCGTCTAATGTCCAGGGTTTGTTATATAAACATGTACATATTCGATACCTATCATTTACTGACCTACTTCTAACCGatgcacagtgtgtcgagcccatacaaaagtttatcataaatacttgcagctaagtttttggagttttaatatctttttttgtgtttttatggcaggaatagaaaaaaacattacaaattaacaaattaaacaacctattacttttttttttgtataatttatgaaattaacctttattgaagaagccacttgtgagcaaaattaatgtctgaaatgtcgttttttaacagtttttgaggtaatgttcttgaacgtggtgatttattttaaataaatttgtgacagtttctaaaagaactaaatgttttcttttaaagcccgtttgaatcttttcaatatcttttttctactttgagaaatcttaagttgaagtcaacttgttttgtttatcttctctatacaaaaaaatcgtatgtttatttgcgtttcatagcaaatctggAATAGTTTTTTgacaatcgctttcaaattttgaaataacgttttatttgcattttcgtaaattcttatatcggcgaggttggtaaatacgctataatacacagtagagcgtggccgggtcaagtaattacattaaaaatttagtatgcagaaaaatataatttttttcttgttgaaaacaatatttaaaatatttttaattagataaacagctttttgttacttgtgtatgtctaaaaactattaaaaacatcgattttttcatttttgtgatccccttgaagatgtttctcaaaaaatgaattattttgagtacttgactcgtagcagataaatgtgaatatctctgttaatcgcaaacagaagcagaccaaactttgccaatattaagtataggcctaaggcaaaataatataaaaaaattatcgatatgattttatatgtttttttttttagtttagtttttttttttttgccatttatcaaagaaattttaataactcatatataattttataaatttaattttttttgttattcgttttacaacaacactcaaataaacaaaataacattaacaaaatttttcaaacaattaccaaactctcaaagattcccataaattcctcaaaatattttcgatttccgaggtactcatgcttcggagcttattttgaatacataacctgggttattttctaagataaatatgttttcatatgagttgacacttctaaattatattttaatagcaaaaatattaatttttaacaaaaaaaaaattgatttatcataaggggacgacacactgtgcgatGTCTTGGCACGCTAGGTCCTTTTATAAATCAAAGGAGTTTAGATAAGTAATGGCATGAGCAGTGGATATTTTTGAAGTTGTCATATATGTAGAAGCCACCCTTGATTTCAACTAGGATTTATAAGGTACCAAGCAAAAGTGATTTTGTTAATGTACTCCCTCGTCGTCATTCGTTTCAAATTTTACTAGTATTTTATTCATTGTAAGttagaattttattcaaaactaatttttaaaattctcaaaGCCACCTTTATTtggaagaaaatttatttttctaccaAAAGTGTCTTAAAACCATTTTCAAGTTATgcttggttttcaaaaaaaattaaaaaaaataaaaccaaccaGTGTTACCGTTTAATAAGAAATGCATTCATTTAGTAGCTTTTTTGCTCAAGCATTAAAAACTCTTATCCTTATTCATAGTCATCACTGGAGTCGaaatttttctcaagtgaaAGTCTGATTAGGCATTTTCACTTGAGGAAGTTTTTTTCAGTCAATTGACATTAAAACGCATGTTTCATTGCGAgcgtttgttttttgtatttaaaaattaaaatttgtttcaattgtACAAGTGGGACGACGAATTCGAcaagtttgttgtttttttgaagacagttaattcaaattagtaaaattttcgggtgtgagaaaaaattttcctcaaaacaaaatttttctttactcAAGTGACAGCCCTATTCCAATTCCCTTGTGCGATTGCTTAAAAttggcacgttcaggaaatattagggactagatatttaggcaacgccATTTTCTGATCGGAAATAAAGGGGAATTgactaaatttgtttggatgttTCATCATTGTCAAATATCGAAATTTACTTAAGATTTTTACAGATCACATGGgtcagacaccaaatttcactattctttattaaacaaataatattaattataaccaaTAAAGCactttttattcgtttttcaaacaaatagatttaattttgctaacgtaattcatttattaaaaataatcagctgtcatgttgacaaaaaaaactttcctaaatgtttaggtaaaattttcttgcctaactttccagtcagctttccaataaaattacctaaattggaaggattttttttgacagttgaccaatcagagagcgagaaattacctaaatatttaggccctaacgtttctgaacctgcatAATATTTCTCAACTTACTGGATTTGAAAGAGAGTTAAGACCctgattttgtttttcaatcgCTCAAGCCTACTTGCATTTCAATCTCATTATCCTTATATACCACATTTTTGTTGGGGTGAGCCCTTTGCTTCAAAATAAGTTGTAAAAAAccattaaatttgtataaaagcTTTTCTTATATTTCGCTTAGACTAGTTAACAACATTTTTGTAGGTCTATCATTGGAATATCTTTCATTTTTGAGAGATAAACACAATAAATAGACAGAGATAGGCAGGATAAACAGATCAAAAAGATTCAACAAGTTAGACAGCTGGGGCAACTGGCAAATGAGCACCTGATGGTTGGAAACCGTTCCTGTCGGCGATGTAGCTGACGGAGTAAGTTTGACCATCATCACCAACGTAGCTGAATTGTCCCTTGACGGCAATAGCTTCATCTTCTGATCCAACGTTCTCCAAGTGACCTTCTTCGCTGGCAGACTTGCCATCGCTGGTTTCAACActgtttttgaaagaaaaaaaggattttaacaaatttcaaaattaacaaaGGCTGAAAAGTAGAGGATAGGTATACTTACGCGTATTGGTAGCTTTCAGGTCCTACTTCAGAGTCTGAACGGACGATGACAGCATCGTTAGCAGATTGTGGTGGAGCGGCCAAAGCCAAACCGAAAAGGGCAACGAAAACAATGACGAATTTCATGTTGAGATTTTTGGTGGTGTTTGGTAGTGCTAGACTGTTGAATGCTAGAAACTTAATGACTTACAACTGCGCTATCTCATCAATTTATAATCGGCATCAATATACCAGAGATTGGAATTATGAATAGCTAATGACGAATTTTTTGGATTCGGGAAACCGTTTGAACCGGTatggcagttcacacatttttattttattgtcaaataaaataaaaacaacaaaaaaaaaaatatttttttcagtgacaaattacaaaaagcCTCCAAGATTGTTTAGATTGATAGAAATCTATTTTTAGATATTCACATGGCTGCTCTTCACCAAAGCTTGTTAACATatctttttttgtaggttttttttttgtggttataGGTTTATTTACATTAAGATGCTGCGGGAGGTCATCAACTTTGCAATGTGTTACTTTTGTTTGGGCtaagtttaaataaatcaaataaaagtgaaaacaaaaaaatgtgcacaaaaatttataaaaagattaaaagaaaagaaCTCAGTTCTCGTTTGTGTTcacttaaaagtgaaaaaagtgatattttcaacaaaacattttttttttttcttttacttacACGCCAAAGCCGATATCTTCTGACCAAAGTCGCgtaacaagttttggtttacagatatgagcagtggcgtatccagaaaaaaatttggagggggctggaaaatttttcaaaaattttttagaggggtacgaaaaatttgtctctctaatttattcatctttgatcgagagtgaagcgcagtgctgcggtactgaaagaagtatagtagcatttaactgctcttGACGTagacagcttcgtactactgtctcctattttcaaagttcttgtgtcccaaacattttacacaaacagcaagaagTTGAGTCAAATTGTCATGTGCtgtgtttacagatttattcctatcacggtgtagtttttgagctatactcatcaccaTTTTCGatatgttccgcaattcgaccgcaAGTtatttgaaatcacttttcaatttcacgtgaaataaaatatcatattcttcatttcgatcgatttcggaaacttcgaaattgcttcgaactgtcaaaactgaaggatcatccacttttattttgtttctgaagttaaattattactactggatgcaattttatcggcaattttaatggaaaaaaggaagaattcaaaagaaaaaataagaagacacacataagttttgataatattttgtccaaaaattacaGTAGGTACGTATTATACTAAAGAAGAGATCTGATGTATTCCGAATTGgacttaaattcgaaaaaaaactacCCCAACCCCCAActtcagctaaggctcttactcaaacaaacacaaatagccgtttcagaGTTtcgagggggctcgagcatctgagctgcttttaaatctataagatttacgaacaagtttcagtcaaGCATATTCATTACTATGAAATTaggtaaaaaataacatgatcttgaacgcttggggggggggggcttgagccccctgagcccccccttcaatacgccactggatatgagttcacagtgaacaggccttaTGCATTCCGGTAAAAATtacgaatttatttttttcatatatttgagaaaaaatcaaggtaccttgccaaaaaaaatccatttttaaaaaattcctccaaatccatcaagtgagacatcaaaataaaggtctctttaagctttattcataactgaaaaccaaaagtttcttggaggtctggttgctgagataatttcaacaaaacatacatattttttttttctttttcttacacTCCGAAATCTTTTCACCAAAgtttcgaaacaagttttggtttacagtaaTGGGTTCATAGAGAACAGGCCTAGGCATtccggtaaaaaaaattacgaatttatttttttcagatgttggagaaaaaatcaaggttaaccccttgccaaaaaaaatcaattttttaaaatttcctccaaatccatcgagtgagacatcaaaagaaaggtctatttaagctctattcataactgaaaaccaaaagtttcttggaggtctggttgcttttttttttttttctttctttgtcgaaccaagttttggtttacggaTTTGAATTCACAGTCTATGCATTCCGTTGGAAAAATTACGAATTAAATACGAAAAGAAAATCTTAGCTACGActtaaagtaggtacctatcaaTGCACTTGTGCACGTACTATAATCACATTACAAATTACAATTCTGATAAGCCAAACACTTATGAAGTACTTATACTCAATTTctcaatagtttttttgtttttgcaaaaaccACCCAACATACTCAAACATTATTAGCTAATTCGTTATACTGATTGCCATAGGTACCCATTACCCAAAGACTATCTCGATATGAAGTCAGCAAACTGGTTACAAAAATACTTCCAGTCCCCAAgtgttaaattatatatttctCACACAACAAACACTTAAAACTTTGTTGCAAATTTTACTCTCAAACAGCAAGCAACTTTTGAAGGTGTTAAATTACATATGCAAATATAGACATTGTTTTCCATCATGCCAACATGAGAAAAGTTCATACTGAACCACCCTCACGCATCATTACCTTTTAGCAAATTTGATcaaaaatcttcaaattcaAATAACACACCAAAGAATGTCATCGCATCATTCTACAACACCTCTGTTACCCAATCGTTTTCTGATATGCATTATGCTAAGGTATGAAGAAGTTCAATCTACCTCTTGAGCattcaaaaactttgttttaatcAGCTGATAACTTTGGCCACTGACTGTGAGACGAGGTGCGTCAGCAACGATTTGATTCCATCAAAAAAGAAGACGAATTTGCATGTCAATGTGAGAGTCGTGAGATTAATTCCGAATTAAAACCCACATAttgataataaattattataccaacTTGAGTGATGCCAATGCAGGTAATTTCGATGAAGAAGCTCACAATGATGATGGTCCAAAACGTCATTGGCATCCATTTACCACTCCGCAAGACTTGTTTATTGACTAAGGTCACCAACACGCGTGATGTTGCTGGCTTCTCTTCGACAAGCTCCATCAACACGACATGATATTATAATAATCCGTAAAGTCTTTCGTCTGTGTCGTGCTGTGCTGAGCTGTGGGACTGCGGGATCATGAAAACGCCTCAGGCTTGCACTTGCGCCAGTTTGCTGAACGCTCGCAtggaatattcaaaaattgatttttggaggTTAAACCGCCCATCAACCTtaccaaaaaccatttttttaacccagaaaataaaaaagaataaacaaacgATGGCATTTTAAGCTGCAGCATCTTTTGAGATGCGTGTTGTAATACAACTTGGTACCTACGATATGTTTGTTGGCAAGTAGGTAGGGTATACGTCAGGTCTGACTCAGAGAAGACTGCGTGTATCGTGAGTCTTGTTTGCATCTTCttcttttgtgtgtttttttttaggttttttgtaTTAGCTTGGTATAAAAGCTATCATCGATGGTTGACTAATACGCATAATCACGACTTCGGTCTTACAGTACACACACATTGCACTTCCAGGCAGTTAATTACAAAACAACCAATTCTTTCAATATGCAATTCGCCGTAGTTTTCATTGCTCTGTTCGCCGTGGTCTTGGCTGCTCCCATCGACGACTCAAAGAATGCACAAATTTTGAGATACGAAAGTGACAATATTGGGGTTGATGGATATAACTTTGCgtatgtttttcatttttggaaatGGATTAGTTTTTCAAAGGATAGCTAACTgtgtttttcttcttcaaaatcTTTTACAGGTATGAAACAAGTGATGGTGTATCCCGTTCAGAAAGTGCTCAACTCAAAAATCCAGGAACAGAAAATGAAGCTATATCTGTTCGTGGTACTGTTTCTTGGGTTGCTGCCGATGGTCAAACATACACTTTGAATTATTTGGCTGATGAAAATGGTTTCCAACCTGAAGGTGCTCATTTGCCAGTTGCCGCTTAAGTATTAGAAattctttgaaaacaaaaactcatcattgttaattagtttttataaaactgctTCCACTTGACtgtattaataattaaaaaaaaaaaacacataagaaaacatttaaaagaaaattttccaaACTTACTATAATATTTCGTTGTTTTATGAATTTGATATTACTTAAAAAGTCTATTTATGTGTGCCTTAAGCCACGGAAGTGAAAGCCAGATCATACTAGAATGGGATGTCCTCCTCTGGTGGAGTTGTGGTTTGTTATCAAATCCTTATCGAGTACATTTTTACATCATGTGCTTGAGAACCTTCAGTATTTATCATATCCCGAGAAGAGATTCTTCATTATCTTCTCATTTTGCAGAATTTAATTAACTGAGGTCTTCAATTTCATCAAGACACCTTTCCCCTTTTGTTGGGAAAGTACCAgttgttgaatattttttccaagaagAATTTTTCTGAATTGAATATACCGAACCCTTCCCGCTTTTATCGTAGGTGCCCAAAACAATCATGAATTATGAaacacattaaatttttttaaatttgcagtGTAGTATGGATTGCAATTTCATGTTAGAGGCCAAGTCAAATGACGTCAACTCAGACAAAATCtattaaagctatttgaaaggTTATATCGTCGCGTCGGTCCAAAGGAAAACCTCACTAATTACATAGGATTTCAATAGCAGTTTTCTTTGAACCGACAATATCCTGAAAGGTGTTAACTGAAAATTCTAAAAACTCAATCACTAAATAGGGTAAAAGGGGTTAAAATGACTTGGTAAACAAGTGCTAAATCtagtaaattttcaaattaaatgaaaaattactagactaagcaccacatacaaatggaataaaggagtcagctgatcggattggcatccgtgaaacagtactgtaactctagccataaacacttggtggtaccACCATCAAGATGTTGttattgttcaaagattataatggattTGACGGAATAAATAGCAGCCTAACtgcaagtatggaaacatacgaaaaaagaaaacagtttcattctttggattttttttattatttaagtgGTACAATTCCTTTGTaagctttttatataaaaaaaagagaaaaaaaggtattttttcgcttttttttgtaaaataagattgcctttaaaaaattattatttttgttctacAAATTGCACAGATATAAATAAGATGTTAATTTTTAGCTAAAATATCATACTATTATtatcttatacatttttatgtaaaaaaatgatgaaaaaaaattgaaattttcaattaacgctttttatcaaaaaaattaaaaaaaaaaaaaatggaatacaAAATGGACATGCTAAAAAACATCATTTATGTGTAGTGCTAAGAACAAGAATGATTTTCAATAATTAGAATGGGTCAAAAAAGAGAGTTCATTGTATTTCGAGGttccattttattaaaaaaaaatgtttgctgctcagctctttcgtttttaAAATCAACTGCATATTTTATGACTTTATgcttttgatttattattttttttcaattaggaCGATTGAACTTCAAGTCGGGTTAAGTGATATCGTTTtgaattacttaatttttgagAGAATccattttattcttttatttcattcctttctatttaatttttgtaaggcGTAGTATTTACATACTTTCATATTTGGAAATTTGGTTGGTGTTTTTAAATCCCAAATGCGTTGATCATGTTTTACAAGTTACAACAgcatgttttgaaaaaagccttttattttggatttttgatcTATTCGGATTTTATTAATACTTTCATTCAGGTATTGTACACTTTCTATAGTTTGcgaataatatttttcttgaatttttcgTCAATTGGTAGACatttgatttttgaatattGTTTGGAAATCACGCATACTTTATTTTAGTACAGGTTAAAtaggcttttaaaaaaaaaaaatg
This DNA window, taken from Episyrphus balteatus chromosome 2, idEpiBalt1.1, whole genome shotgun sequence, encodes the following:
- the LOC129912414 gene encoding larval cuticle protein 65Ag1-like; protein product: MKFVIVFVALFGLALAAPPQSANDAVIVRSDSEVGPESYQYAVETSDGKSASEEGHLENVGSEDEAIAVKGQFSYVGDDGQTYSVSYIADRNGFQPSGAHLPVAPAV
- the LOC129909428 gene encoding flexible cuticle protein 12-like; this translates as MQFAVVFIALFAVVLAAPIDDSKNAQILRYESDNIGVDGYNFAYETSDGVSRSESAQLKNPGTENEAISVRGTVSWVAADGQTYTLNYLADENGFQPEGAHLPVAA